CGTCGCCACGAGCGCTGGCGGCCGCTCCTGAAGCAGCCAGCGATACGCGCAGAACGCCGCGATCGAGCCGAACACCACCAGATAGGCCAGCGCGCCGACCGACCGGAGAGTAAACGCTGCCGCAGTCGCATCCGGCCCTTCGCCCACCAGCAGCCCCGCAGCCAGCACCACCACCCCGCCGGCCAGCATCTCCGCGCCGGCCGACCGGCTCGCTGAGCCCGTCAGCGGAGATTTCGAGGCCCGCAGCGAGCCGGCCGCCCAGAAGAACGCTGCAACCAGGACCGCCGCCGCTGGCAGAAGCTCTGCCAACCCCGCCTCGAGACTCCCGATCAGCAGCAGCACCCCCACCATCCCCAGAACCAGACCCGCCCACGTTCCGGGCGACGGGCGCCGACCTCCCCGCTGCCACTGGATCAGAACCAGCCACAGCGGCGACGTGGTCCCGAGCAGCGCCGCCGTTCCCGACTCGATCCGCTGCTCCGCCCAGGCCAGCGCGCCGTAGCCACCCAGGAACAGCAGCGCTCCCGTCACCGCCGCCCACCGCCACTCCGCACCCGTCAGACACGCCTCGCCTCGTGACCGCGACCACCCGTACAGCGCGCCGCCCGCCAGCAGCATGCGCGCGGCCATCGTCAGAAACGGCGGCATCGTCTCCACCGCATACGCGATCGCCAGGTAGGTCGAGCCCCACACCACGTAGATCGTCGCGAACGCCGCCGCCACGGGCAGCCGGCCCGCCTCACCCCTCACCGCCATTGCGCCCCCACCACTTCCGCATACCGGAGCCAGTGGCGCAGCCACCACCGCCCCGCACTCAGGAGTACGCCCCGCCTTGCCGCGGCGCGGCTCTCGAGCGCCGGCACCACGAGATCCGGCCTCGCGCTCCCTGGCACCGGCGCAGCGCGCTCCCGCGTCGCTACGTCGGATCCCGGCATGCTCGCCGACGGCCCACCCACGCCCACCCGTGTCCCCGCCATTGCCTGCCTCATGCTCCCCTCCCCCTGTTCGGAACCACCGTTTAGCGTTATGGTGGTTAAGCTAATCGCCGAACTATAACCAGTCAATTGGGTTTTACTGGTTATAGTGGTCCAGTTGGGAGGAAGGTGGCAGCTGTGGCCAGCATGGACGACCTCGAGCTCGTCGGTGGGAGTGTTGCCCTCGATTTCGCCAATACAGGCAGCATCGAAGGCGCGCCGCCGAGCGAACGGCTCCGGACGTTCGACGACCTGGTGACGTTCGCCCGGCGGACGGACCTGATCGGGGACGGCCGGGCCGCCGAGCTGCGGTCGATGGCTGCAGCGGCCCCGGCGCGAGCGGCCGCTGTGCTCGAGCGGGCGCGCGAGCTGCGCGACACGCTCCATCGCGTGTTCACGGCGGTGGCTGTCTCCGGTCGGCCGGAGGACGCGCACGTCGAGTCGCTGAACACGTTTCTGGAGGAGGGGATGCGGTATCGTCGCCTGGAGCGGGACGAGCGGTGCTGTGGCTGGACATGGGCGGCGGGCGACGAGCCGCTTGCGCAGATGCTGTGGCCGATCGTGAACGAGGCGGCCGACCTGCTTGTGGACGGGGAGCTGGAGCGGGTGAAGCGATGCGGCAACGACACGTGCGCATGGCTCTTCGTGGACCTGAGCCGCAATCGGAGCCGCCGCTGGTGCGACATGAAGGACTGCGGCAATCGCGCCAAGGCGCGTCGCCATTATGCCCGGCGGAAGGGCTCGGCCGGACCCGGTCCGACTTGACCGGGCGCCGCCCGCCGGCAAGCTTGAGAATGTACGCCCCCCGACATCCACGTTTTCTCCGGAGCACGCTTCGATGTCTCAGCCGCGAGCGCTTGCGACAGTTACGGCCGTACTCCTCACGGCGGCGCTGGTCGTCGTGCCCGAGGCCGTGCGCGCCCAGGACAATCCCTACCGTGTGGCCGATGAGGCGTGGGGCCAGCTCCCGGAAGGTCGGACGTGGGGTGCGCTGAGCGCCGTTTTCCCGGGTCCTGACGGCCGCACGCTGTGGGTCGCCGAGCGTTGCGGTCAGAACAGCTGTGTCGGCCGCGATGACGTTGCGTCCGTGCTCCAGTTCGATCTCGATGGTCGGCTGCTGAAGAGTTTCGGTGCGGGGATGATCGCGTGGCCGCACGGCATGTACGTCGATCGTGCGGGCAACGTGTGGGTGACGGACGCGACCGGCATCGGCGACATCCCGGAGGGCGTCGGCCATGTCATCTACAAGTTCAGCCCCGAGGGTGGGCTGCTGATGACGCTCGGCCGGAAGGGCGTCGCCGGCGACGGCCCCGACGTGTTCAACCAGCCGTCCGACGTGCTGGTCGCGCCCGATGGCAGCATCTTCGTCGCCGATGGCCACGGCACGGGCGGCAACAATCGCATCATGAAGTTCTCGCCTGACGGCCGCTTCCTCATGCAGTGGGGCACGACCGGAGAAGCCGACGGGCAGTTCCGCGATCCGCACGCGCTCGCCATGGATTCACAGGGCCGCCTGTTCGTCGGCGATCGCGGCAACAGTCGCATCCAGATCTTCG
The DNA window shown above is from Longimicrobiales bacterium and carries:
- a CDS encoding EamA family transporter, with protein sequence MAVRGEAGRLPVAAAFATIYVVWGSTYLAIAYAVETMPPFLTMAARMLLAGGALYGWSRSRGEACLTGAEWRWAAVTGALLFLGGYGALAWAEQRIESGTAALLGTTSPLWLVLIQWQRGGRRPSPGTWAGLVLGMVGVLLLIGSLEAGLAELLPAAAVLVAAFFWAAGSLRASKSPLTGSASRSAGAEMLAGGVVVLAAGLLVGEGPDATAAAFTLRSVGALAYLVVFGSIAAFCAYRWLLQERPPALVATHSYVNPFVALLLGWMLAGESLGPNVLLAAISIVGAIALLRRDQVEGGAARAKAEPLPSSATMPEATSVSRVTPWRLSLRQLPVTASDPVTHRPPCAR
- a CDS encoding ABATE domain-containing protein translates to MAAVASMDDLELVGGSVALDFANTGSIEGAPPSERLRTFDDLVTFARRTDLIGDGRAAELRSMAAAAPARAAAVLERARELRDTLHRVFTAVAVSGRPEDAHVESLNTFLEEGMRYRRLERDERCCGWTWAAGDEPLAQMLWPIVNEAADLLVDGELERVKRCGNDTCAWLFVDLSRNRSRRWCDMKDCGNRAKARRHYARRKGSAGPGPT
- a CDS encoding peptidyl-alpha-hydroxyglycine alpha-amidating lyase family protein codes for the protein MSQPRALATVTAVLLTAALVVVPEAVRAQDNPYRVADEAWGQLPEGRTWGALSAVFPGPDGRTLWVAERCGQNSCVGRDDVASVLQFDLDGRLLKSFGAGMIAWPHGMYVDRAGNVWVTDATGIGDIPEGVGHVIYKFSPEGGLLMTLGRKGVAGDGPDVFNQPSDVLVAPDGSIFVADGHGTGGNNRIMKFSPDGRFLMQWGTTGEADGQFRDPHALAMDSQGRLFVGDRGNSRIQIFDQQGNHLGTWTQFGRPSGLFIDSNDVLYATDSESNTRRNPGWRRGIYIGSATDGRVTAFIPDPEPDPDASATSGAEGVAVDALGNIYGAEVGPRTLRRYVRR